One window from the genome of bacterium encodes:
- a CDS encoding nucleoside monophosphate kinase, translating into MTDSGALGAVLFVGRPGSGKGTQAHMLAARLGWPLFSSGNHFKDLILKATPLGERIRDDYNRGKLSPDWIADYFFEEAILSLLPGQGLVSEGFPRSLPQAELADEVLAWLGRPYKVIHLAVSEDSALTRQLGRAKTEHRPDSDADEKIRGRFDVYRTHTEPVLDFFRTRGALIDIDGEKAPEQIASDIARALELS; encoded by the coding sequence ATGACAGACTCAGGCGCCCTGGGCGCGGTGCTATTCGTCGGCAGGCCTGGATCCGGCAAGGGTACGCAGGCGCACATGCTTGCCGCACGCCTTGGCTGGCCGCTTTTTTCCTCGGGCAACCACTTCAAAGACCTTATTTTGAAGGCTACGCCGCTTGGCGAGCGCATACGCGACGACTATAACCGCGGCAAGCTTTCTCCGGACTGGATCGCCGATTATTTCTTCGAGGAAGCGATTCTTTCGCTTCTCCCCGGGCAGGGGCTCGTTTCCGAGGGCTTCCCCCGGTCGCTTCCGCAGGCGGAACTCGCGGACGAAGTGCTTGCGTGGCTCGGGCGTCCCTACAAAGTCATACACCTCGCCGTATCCGAAGACTCCGCCCTTACGAGGCAGCTCGGGCGCGCGAAGACGGAACATCGTCCCGACAGCGATGCTGATGAGAAGATACGGGGCCGGTTCGACGTTTACCGCACCCATACCGAGCCGGTTCTGGATTTCTTCAGGACGCGAGGCGCGCTCATAGATATCGACGGAGAGAAGGCTCCCGAACAGATCGCATCGGATATCGCGCGCGCCCTGGAACTTTCATGA
- the map gene encoding type I methionyl aminopeptidase: protein MIVRTPKQREDLVEGGRRIGEVLAKVARAVVPGITTEELDDLAEKLIRDLGDEPSFLGYQPEGARRPFPATLCVSINDEVVHGIPSPSRKLKTGDIVSLDLGLTHHGLILDSAVTVPVGKVKPELLELIAATDAALEAGIAAARPGNRTGDISRAIGEAYKGTGFAIVRVLGGHGVGEHVHEEPFIANYGKGGDGVDIVPGMVLALEPIATLGKASVVLSQDGYTYRTKDGSAAAHSEHTILIEEKETVVLTRRPGEV from the coding sequence ATGATCGTACGTACGCCGAAACAGCGGGAAGACCTGGTGGAAGGAGGCAGGCGCATAGGCGAAGTGCTTGCCAAGGTCGCGCGTGCGGTCGTGCCGGGAATAACGACCGAAGAGCTCGATGACCTGGCCGAGAAGCTCATACGCGACCTCGGTGACGAGCCGTCATTTCTCGGCTATCAGCCGGAAGGCGCCCGGCGCCCGTTTCCGGCAACGCTGTGCGTTTCGATAAACGACGAAGTGGTGCATGGCATTCCAAGTCCTTCGAGGAAACTCAAGACGGGCGATATCGTAAGCCTCGACCTCGGGCTTACTCACCACGGCCTCATCCTCGACTCCGCGGTTACGGTACCCGTGGGGAAGGTGAAACCCGAGCTTCTCGAGCTTATCGCCGCGACGGACGCGGCCCTTGAAGCGGGTATCGCCGCCGCAAGGCCCGGCAACCGCACGGGCGATATCTCCCGTGCGATCGGCGAAGCATACAAAGGTACGGGCTTCGCGATCGTGCGCGTCCTTGGAGGACACGGGGTAGGCGAGCATGTGCATGAGGAGCCTTTCATCGCGAACTACGGCAAAGGAGGCGACGGCGTCGATATCGTGCCGGGCATGGTGCTCGCGCTCGAGCCCATCGCGACTCTGGGGAAGGCGTCCGTCGTCCTTTCTCAGGACGGCTACACCTACCGCACCAAGGACGGCTCCGCCGCCGCGCACTCCGAGCACACTATTTTGATAGAAGAGAAGGAAACTGTTGTACTTACGAGAAGGCCGGGGGAGGTATAA
- a CDS encoding alpha/beta fold hydrolase, giving the protein MKRAVLVHGWDGGPDQDWFPWLADELKSRGYEIVAPQLPVPEEPRKERWVPALAEAVGTSNTETFFVGHSMGCQTILRYLETLSERGTVGGALFVAGFLHTIRNLENARDEEIGRSWTDAPLNLTHVRSLLPKSIALFSDNDQWVTLDNTAAFEEGLGSEIVVEHQRGHFTEEIEPSVLAAALRLLA; this is encoded by the coding sequence ATGAAACGAGCCGTACTTGTACATGGGTGGGATGGAGGACCCGACCAGGATTGGTTCCCTTGGCTTGCAGACGAACTCAAGAGCCGGGGCTACGAAATAGTCGCCCCACAACTCCCGGTGCCAGAAGAGCCCCGCAAAGAACGTTGGGTACCGGCGCTCGCGGAAGCCGTCGGTACATCTAATACAGAGACATTTTTTGTCGGGCACTCAATGGGATGCCAGACGATACTTAGATATCTCGAGACGCTCTCGGAGCGCGGTACCGTTGGCGGCGCACTGTTCGTTGCTGGTTTCCTCCACACGATAAGAAATCTAGAAAATGCTCGCGACGAGGAGATTGGGCGTTCGTGGACCGATGCCCCGCTCAATCTCACGCATGTGCGATCGCTCTTGCCGAAAAGCATCGCGCTCTTCTCCGATAACGACCAGTGGGTGACGCTTGATAACACGGCTGCTTTCGAAGAAGGACTTGGTTCGGAGATTGTCGTCGAGCATCAGCGCGGACACTTTACGGAAGAAATCGAGCCCTCGGTACTCGCCGCCGCCCTGCGTCTCCTCGCATAA
- a CDS encoding nucleoside-diphosphate kinase, whose protein sequence is MATHPQYERTLVIVKPDGVQRSLVGEIISRYERMGLKLVGIKMLVPSAELAEKHYLADPNWRMTVGTKTIASYEKKGETPPSTDPLVIGGIILESVKKYLTAGPVIPMVWEGAHAVEVVKKITGGTEPRTSDVGTIRGDFMLDSYPMADLDKRAIRNLAHISGNLDDAKVEIPLWFTPEELVEYKHIQEHILYNEDMGGALK, encoded by the coding sequence ATGGCAACGCATCCGCAATACGAGAGAACCCTTGTAATCGTGAAGCCCGACGGGGTGCAGCGCTCCCTTGTCGGAGAGATCATCAGCCGCTATGAGCGCATGGGCCTTAAGCTGGTCGGCATCAAGATGCTCGTGCCTTCGGCGGAGCTCGCGGAGAAGCACTATCTCGCCGATCCGAACTGGCGCATGACGGTCGGTACCAAGACCATCGCAAGCTATGAGAAGAAAGGCGAAACCCCGCCCTCGACCGATCCGCTCGTCATCGGCGGCATTATCCTCGAGTCGGTGAAGAAATACCTCACTGCGGGCCCCGTCATCCCGATGGTGTGGGAGGGCGCGCATGCGGTCGAGGTCGTGAAGAAGATCACGGGCGGTACGGAGCCACGAACGAGCGACGTGGGCACCATCCGCGGCGACTTCATGCTCGACTCGTACCCGATGGCCGATCTCGACAAGCGCGCGATCAGGAACCTCGCGCACATCTCCGGGAATCTCGACGACGCGAAAGTGGAGATCCCGCTCTGGTTTACGCCTGAGGAACTCGTCGAGTACAAGCACATCCAGGAGCATATCCTCTATAACGAGGATATGGGCGGGGCATTGAAATAA